In Budorcas taxicolor isolate Tak-1 chromosome 16, Takin1.1, whole genome shotgun sequence, the following are encoded in one genomic region:
- the LRRN2 gene encoding leucine-rich repeat neuronal protein 2, producing MRLLVAPLLLAWVAGATATVPVVAWHVPCPPGCACQIRPWYTPRSSYREATTVDCNDLFLTAVPPALPAGTQTLLLQSNSIVRVDQGELGYLANLTELDLSQNSFSDPRDCDLRALPQLLSLHLEENQLTRLEDHSFAGLASLQELYLNHNQLYRIAPRAFAGLSNLLRLHLNSNLLRAVDSRWFEMLPSLEILMIGGNKVDAILDMNFRPLANLRSLVLAGMNLREISDYALEGLQSLESLSFYDNRLARVPRRALEQVPGLKFLDLNKNPLQRVGPGDFANMLHLKELGLNNMEELVSIDKFALVNLPELTKLDITNNPRLSFIHPRAFRHLPQMETLMLNNNALSALHQQTVESLPNLQEVGLHGNPIRCDCVIRWANATSTRVRFIEPQSTLCAEPPDLQRLPVREVAFREMTDHCLPLISPRSFPPRLQVASGGSLLLHCRALAEPEPEIYWVTPAGVRLTAAWAGRKHRVYPEGTLELRRVTAREAGLYTCVAQNLVGADTKTVSVVVGRAPLQHGRIKGWGLELRVQETHPYHILLSWVSPPNTVSTNLTWASASTLQGHRATALARLPRGTHSYNITRLLQATKYWACLQVAFADAHTQLACVWARTTEAASCRRGLGDRPGLIAILALAVLLLAAGLAAHLGAGQPRQGVGGRPLLPVWAFWGWSTPSARVVSAPLVLRWNPGRKWPRSSEGETRSLPSSQNS from the coding sequence ATGAGGCTCCTCGTGGCCCCCCTTTTGCTAGCGTGGGTGGCTGGTGCCACTGCAACTGTGCCTGTGGTAGCTTGGCACGTGCCCTGCCCCCCTGGGTGTGCCTGCCAGATCCGGCCCTGGTATACCCCCCGATCGTCCTACCGCGAGGCCACCACCGTGGACTGCAATGACCTATTCCTGACGGCTGTCCCCCCAGCACTGCCTGCAGGCACGCAGACCCTGCTTCTGCAGAGCAACAGCATCGTCCGCGTGGACCAGGGTGAACTGGGCTACCTGGCCAATCTCACGGAGCTGGACCTGTCCCAGAACAGCTTTTCAGACCCCCGAGACTGTGATCTCCGTGCCCTGccccagctgctgagcctgcaccTGGAGGAGAACCAGCTGACCCGGCTGGAGGACCACAGCTTCGCGGGGCTGGCCAGCCTGCAGGAACTCTATCTCAACCACAACCAGCTCTACCGCATCGCCCCCAGGGCCTTCGCAGGGCTCAGCAACCTCCTACGGCTACACCTCAACTCCAACCTGCTGCGGGCCGTGGACAGCCGCTGGTTCGAGATGCTGCCCAGCCTGGAGATCCTCATGATCGGCGGCAACAAGGTGGATGCCATCTTGGACATGAACTTCCGGCCCCTGGCCAACCTGCGCAGCCTGGTGCTGGCGGGCATGAACCTGCGGGAGATCTCTGACTATGCCCTGGAGGGGCTGCAAAGCCTAGAGAGCCTCTCCTTCTATGACAACCGGCTGGCCCGTGTGCCCCGGCGGGCGCTGGAGCAGGTGCCGGGGCTCAAGTTCCTAGACCTGAACAAGAACCCACTCCAGCGGGTGGGGCCCGGGGACTTTGCCAACATGCTGCACCTCAAGGAGCTGGGGCTGAACAACATGGAGGAGCTAGTCTCTATCGACAAATTTGCCCTGGTCAACCTGCCCGAGCTGACCAAGCTGGACATCACCAACAACCCTCGGCTCTCGTTCATCCACCCCCGAGCCTTCCGCCACCTGCCCCAGATGGAGACCCTCATGCTCAACAACAATGCTCTCAGTGCCTTGCACCAGCAGACCGTGGAGTCCCTGCCCAACCTGCAGGAGGTGGGTCTCCATGGCAACCCCATCCGCTGTGACTGTGTCATCCGCTGGGCTAACGCCACCAGCACCCGCGTCCGCTTCATCGAGCCCCAGTCCACACTGTGTGCCGAGCCCCCGGACCTTCAGCGCCTCCCAGTGCGGGAGGTGGCCTTCCGGGAGATGACGGACCACTGTCTGCCCCTCATCTCCCCCCGCAGCTTCCCCCCGCGCCTCCAGGTGGCCAGCGGAGGCAGCCTGCTTCTGCACTGCCGGGCGCTGGCCGAGCCCGAGCCCGAGATCTACTGGGTGACTCCCGCGGGGGTGAGGCTGACGGCCGCCTGGGCGGGCCGCAAGCACCGGGTGTACCCCGAGGGCACGCTGGAGCTGCGGAGGGTGACAGCGCGAGAAGCAGGGCTGTACACCTGTGTGGCCCAGAACCTGGTCGGGGCCGACACGAAGACGGTCAGCGTGGTGGTCGGCCGGGCCCCCCTGCAACACGGCAGAATcaaggggtgggggctggagctCCGGGTTCAGGAGACCCACCCTTACCACATCCTGCTGTCTTGGGTCTCCCCACCCAACACAGTCTCCACCAACCTCACCTGGGCCAGCGCCTCCACCCTCCAGGGCCACAGGGCCACCGCTCTGGCCCGCCTGCCACGGGGCACCCACAGCTACAATATCACGCGCCTCCTTCAGGCCACGAAGTACTGGGCCTGTCTGCAGGTGGCCTTCGCAGACGCCCACACCCAGTTGGCCTGTGTGTGGGCCAGGACTACAGAGGCCGCCTCTTGCCGCAGAGGCTTAGGGGACCGGCCCGGGCTCATAGCCATCCTGGCTCTCGCTGTCCTCCTGCTGGCAGCTGGGCTGGCAGCCCACCTTGGCGCCGGCCAGCCCAGGCAAGGCGTGGGCGGGCGGCCTCTGCTCCCAGTCTGGGCTTTCTGGGGCTGGAGCACCCCTTCCGCCCGGGTGGTGTCGGCACCCCTCGTCCTGCGCTGGAATCCAGGGAGGAAGTGGCCCAGGTCCTCCGAAGGGGAGACTCGGTCCCTGCCATCGTCACAGAATTCCTGA